A DNA window from Micromonospora sp. NBC_01739 contains the following coding sequences:
- a CDS encoding LacI family DNA-binding transcriptional regulator, with amino-acid sequence MKPTLRAVAEAVGVSRSTVSNAYSRPDQLSRELRQRILDTAREMGYAGPDPTARSLRRGYVGAIGVLFTSRLSYAFTDPFATQFLTGVAQAAERHDSSLLLVPLPADAAGARKAVENAAVDGFCVYCGGDEEGEIVDTIRDRGLPFVTTSARPRAEDRWVGIDERAAARSVAEHLTGLGHRRIALLADSVLPDAAPGRVRVREVAEVPHPTTRERLAGFADALAAVGVDWPHLTILSAADNSRPAGAAAVRAPDALPEPITAVLACADVLALGTLDALRDAGRHLSVTGFDDIAEAAPAGLTTVRQPGVEKGRRAAELLLDPPVDPDAHQILLPTTLVVRTSTGPAPRS; translated from the coding sequence GTGAAACCCACCCTGCGCGCGGTGGCCGAGGCGGTCGGTGTCTCCCGCAGCACCGTGTCGAATGCCTACAGCCGCCCGGACCAGCTCTCCAGGGAACTGCGGCAACGCATCCTCGACACGGCCCGGGAGATGGGCTACGCCGGCCCGGACCCGACCGCCCGGTCACTGCGCCGCGGCTACGTCGGCGCCATCGGGGTGCTGTTCACCTCCCGGCTGTCCTACGCCTTCACCGATCCCTTCGCCACGCAGTTCCTCACCGGCGTGGCGCAGGCGGCCGAGCGGCACGACAGCAGCCTGCTGCTGGTGCCGCTGCCCGCCGACGCGGCCGGTGCCCGCAAGGCCGTGGAGAACGCCGCCGTCGACGGGTTCTGCGTCTACTGCGGCGGCGACGAGGAGGGGGAGATCGTCGACACGATCCGTGACCGTGGACTGCCCTTCGTCACGACCTCGGCCCGCCCCCGGGCGGAGGACCGGTGGGTGGGCATCGACGAGCGGGCCGCCGCCCGGTCGGTGGCCGAGCATCTGACCGGGCTCGGCCATCGGCGGATCGCCCTGCTAGCCGACAGCGTGCTGCCGGACGCCGCGCCCGGGCGGGTCCGGGTCCGCGAGGTGGCCGAGGTGCCGCACCCCACCACCCGGGAACGCCTGGCCGGTTTCGCCGACGCCCTGGCGGCCGTCGGGGTCGACTGGCCGCACCTGACGATCCTCTCGGCGGCCGACAACAGCCGTCCCGCCGGTGCCGCCGCCGTGCGCGCGCCGGATGCCCTGCCCGAGCCGATCACCGCCGTGCTGGCCTGCGCCGACGTGCTCGCCCTAGGCACCCTCGACGCCCTGCGCGATGCCGGCCGACACCTCTCGGTCACCGGCTTCGACGACATCGCCGAGGCCGCGCCCGCCGGCCTGACCACCGTGCGCCAACCCGGCGTGGAGAAGGGGCGTCGCGCGGCGGAACTCCTGCTAGACCCGCCCGTGGACCCCGACGCACACCAGATCCTGCTGCCCACCACGCTCGTCGTCCGGACCAGCACCGGACCCGCCCCGAGGAGTTGA